One Burkholderia pyrrocinia DNA segment encodes these proteins:
- a CDS encoding type II toxin-antitoxin system Phd/YefM family antitoxin: MMPHDPVSKSEFKARALEYFRLVEASGESLIVTDHGKPTLEIRPYHAREAQPLDILRGSVMRYDNPLDPIAEDDWEASR, translated from the coding sequence ATGATGCCGCACGATCCCGTTTCGAAATCCGAGTTCAAGGCTCGCGCACTCGAATATTTCCGGCTGGTCGAGGCGTCGGGCGAAAGCCTGATCGTCACCGATCACGGCAAGCCGACGCTCGAGATCCGGCCGTATCACGCACGCGAGGCTCAGCCGTTGGACATATTGCGCGGCTCGGTCATGCGCTACGACAATCCTCTCGATCCGATTGCGGAAGATGATTGGGAGG
- a CDS encoding AraC family transcriptional regulator, with the protein MNIDPLSEVLSLLSNQSSFFGGLQAGGDWAVRFPAPEGVKFNVLVRGTCWLAVEGEAEPLQLEAGDCFLLSRARPVLIGSDLALPALDADELYRHAVNGVAHCGSNDDCFLVGGRFAFGDEAGLLFDSLPPVAVIKSESDQASVLRWALQRLAHELAAPSPGGALMVQHLGHIMLVQVLRIYLAQEGATTPGWLSALSEPRIGAAIQAIHTSPARRWTVEALAEVAGVSRSTLALRFKQIAGFSPLEYVLRWRIQLATRSLRNQHLTISSIAQAVGYESDSAFSNAFKRIMKCSPRDYRDSKINAARSS; encoded by the coding sequence ATGAACATCGACCCACTATCGGAAGTCCTTTCCTTGCTGAGTAACCAAAGCTCCTTTTTCGGTGGACTGCAGGCAGGTGGCGACTGGGCCGTGCGCTTTCCAGCGCCGGAAGGCGTCAAGTTCAACGTGCTTGTACGGGGAACATGCTGGCTGGCCGTGGAAGGAGAAGCGGAACCGCTACAGTTGGAGGCAGGCGACTGTTTCCTGCTCTCCCGCGCGCGCCCCGTCTTGATCGGCAGCGATCTTGCGCTGCCGGCGCTCGATGCCGATGAACTCTATCGTCATGCCGTGAACGGCGTGGCGCACTGCGGCAGCAACGACGACTGCTTTCTGGTCGGCGGGCGCTTCGCCTTCGGCGACGAAGCCGGGCTTCTGTTCGACAGCCTGCCGCCGGTAGCGGTGATCAAGAGCGAGTCGGATCAGGCCTCCGTATTGCGCTGGGCGTTGCAGCGGTTGGCGCACGAACTCGCCGCCCCGTCTCCGGGCGGCGCACTGATGGTCCAGCATCTGGGCCACATCATGCTGGTGCAGGTGCTGCGCATTTACCTGGCGCAGGAAGGCGCCACTACACCGGGTTGGCTCTCGGCGCTGTCCGAGCCGCGCATCGGCGCCGCCATTCAAGCGATTCACACCAGCCCGGCCAGACGCTGGACGGTCGAGGCCCTGGCCGAAGTGGCGGGCGTCTCGCGCTCGACACTGGCGTTGCGTTTCAAGCAGATAGCGGGCTTTTCGCCGCTGGAATACGTCCTGCGTTGGCGCATACAACTGGCGACCCGGTCCCTGAGAAACCAGCACCTCACGATTTCCTCGATCGCTCAGGCCGTCGGTTACGAATCCGACAGCGCTTTCAGCAATGCCTTCAAGCGCATCATGAAATGCTCGCCCAGAGACTATCGGGACAGCAAGATCAACGCTGCACGTTCGAGCTAA